The segment GCTGGCCAATCGAAGCCATTCGGCTTGCTGTACGCCGAGGAATCATGTCGGCGAACTCTCGCCGAGGAACGACGGTACTACAACCGTGTCGAGGCAGACCCGTCAGCAGAGTTGGACGACGTCCCCGCATTTCTCGCTCACCGGTTACAGATGTGCCGGGAAACTGATGATCCGTCTGCCGCCCTCGAGGAAGAACGAGCACGTCGCGAACGCTGGTACTCGACGGTCATCCCATGGATGAACCTCTATCACGTCCTCAAACGTTCCTCATACGGCTCGCTCCTACCGCCGTCGGTCGGGCGTAGCGCCGACATCGACGAACTTACTGAGCACAACGCATTCGTCGGAATGGTCGTCGTCGACGACGGGGCTGACATCCGGACGGTCGCACGAGAACACGAGATCCCCGGTCGATTCGTTGTTCACGAACGCGATCTCTCCTCGAGCGCCGTCGAGTGTGCACCGTCGCCGAGCGACTTCGGAATCGACCTCCCGGCTCCGCTGCTGGTCGGTGAGTACGCCAGCGGAAGCCGATATCCGCTATTGCCCTGGTCGGACGGGCTGGTCTGCTCGTGTCCGTATAAACACGATCGGCCCTGGCGGGTACTGTGTAAACACGAGCTGCTGGCGTCTATCATTGCCGGCGGCGTCGACTCGATTTTCCTGCCGGTCACTCGGGGACTGGACATCCCGCATCGGGCGCGACGGTTCGTGAGTCCGGCCATCGCCAGCCGTCACACGCCTCGGACCAACTCGGAACTTCACCGATGAGTCTCCAGCGAGAGGATCTGCGCACGTAGATCGCCACGAGGTTACCCCACAAACTGATCCTGTTCGTCTCTGTGGGGTAACTCAGCGACAGTTAAAATTCAAACTCTCGGGACCCGGCCAGACTCGGACCAGAGAATTTTTCGTCGCGAGCGGAGTTATTAATCGGTCTCCCCGTCAAGAGATCACATGTCTCCATCTGGTGAGGAGTCTCCAAACGACGGCGACGTCGATCTCGACGCGATCCAGTCCGATCTATCGGACATGCAATCCAGCCTCGCTGACCACTACGCCCTGCTCGAACGTGGCCCCGAAATCCGGGACGAGCACGTCATCGAGAGTGAAGTCGAGGTCGTTGTCCCGCCAATTATTGCTGATTACGTCCGGGCGGTTGTCCGCGAAGCTGCCGCGATGACCGTCGAGGAACGTGACCAGTTCCTGTACGAGGAGTTAGTTGGGTTCGAAGTGCGGACCACACGGTACCGCTTCCCTGACGGGGATGTTCTCGAAGTTGGTCCGGATAGGGTCGTGCTCAGGCACCCACCTGATGGGAGTGTCGAAGGATAGTGGCCGGTACAGGAATCTCGGTGTCATCGATCGATGGAATGTCGTAATTACCCCACGGTGCAGGATGCAATTCTGAATTCGTGGGGTAACTCATACCCTCTGGACCGCTCTAGCCGAACACAGCTCATTGGAGGCGTTCGTCAGCCACACGTCAGACAGTCTGCGATTATTTAACATGAGTAGAGAACGAATTGAGGCCACGAGTGATTCGAGCGTGAGGAGTCATGTTTTCAGATGAACCGCGGTCGTTACCCGACTGGATCGAGCGGGGATACGACATCCTCTCGACGGAGATCACCGAAGGCGATCACGACGAGGGGATTCCCCGCAATCGCGCTCGCGATGAGTTAGTTTCCCACGAGGATTTCCCGGACAATCCGGATGATGCGGACTATGCGATTGACCAGCTTCTGAACTCAGGGTGGCTGTACGAGGTTGCCGGGAACCTTCGAGTCACGATACCCGAGGAGTAGGCACGACGACGGCCGTCCTTGTGGCCAATCGGGAAATCTCCTAGCGAGTCGGTTCTATGAGAGTTCGAATTTTGGCTGTTGAGGGGACGGGTCGACCCAGGGACGTTCGAGACAGCCTCCCGCGAGGGACGAAAAATCCGTCTCAACAGTCGCCGAGCCACCGTTAACCACCGTTCTCCGAGCAGAATATCCCGGATCTCTGAGCCAGTAGTTAGGACTGTGCGCAGTGCGCACACTCTGAATGTTCATGCTCCTGAACGACTGATTATCGGTCTCACAGGGCGATGTACAACCCAACCCACGCTGAGCCGACTGTCGACTCGCCTGATTGCGAGAAGACAGCCGAGGCTCCCATCCCAATATTCGAACGCCGAGCGACGGTCGTCTCGGCGTTGGTGATTGGTGTGACGGTCTTCGCTGTCGCCGGTGCCGTCTTCCTGTTGGGAGTTGGAGCTTCCTCAACGGAACTCAAGTCGCCGGTGATCGACGATAATCCGCCAACTCACCGGGTGTTCTTTGAGAACCAGCGTGGGCAGATCCTGTGGGTGTATGATGTCTGGGTGGCCGACACGGATCCCGAGCGCTATCAGGGCCTGAGCGGGACCGAGACACTCGCCGAGGATACCGGTCTGCTGTTTGTCTACGACCAGGAAGCTGCCGACCGGACAATCGTGATGCGTGAGATGCACTATCCAATCGATGTCGTCTTCATCGACGGATCGGGAACCGTCACGGCGGTCCACTCGGCAGCCTCCGAACCCGGAGTTCGCGACGACGAGCTCACGCACTACTCCGGACGAGCGCGATGGATCCTTGAAATTCCTCACGGAACCGCGGAGCGCCACGCCATCGTCCCGGGGACTTCGATTCAGATTACTGGGCCGACGCATGCGTTCGACCCGCAGTCAGCATCCCATCAGGAAGGTAGTTCGAGATGAAGACACCGACACGATCGCCTTCCGAGACATCCCCGTCAAGTCGGCTGTCGCCCCGATCCGGACCTTGCCGCCGACATGTGCTGAGTGCCGTCGCAGCTGCCGGGGTCAGCGGGCTCGCTGGCTGTATGAACATCCTCGGTTCTGAGGATCGTCGAAACGAGCCGCCATCGGCAGAGATTTCAATGACGACCACTCCTGACGAGGGTTCAACCTCGACGACGCCATCTGACACGTTATCGGTGGGTTCGGCGGATACCGACGAACAGTCCACAGCTGAGGCGCCGACGCCTGCAATTCAGACCGACGGGCCGGTCGACAGTTCTTCGACGAACGACGCCCCCTATGACGATCCCGTCGATGGGCTCGCGTTAACAGGGGTAACCGTCCGGATGGGCGAGGAACGCCAGCGTGACAGTATGCTCCGACTAGACGATCAACTCTCCGTCGATATTGAAGGCTCTCGATTCGAGATCCATGGGCGGGGCCACATTGAGTGGGAGTGCGACACCATCAGGCTCAAAACCGTGATTGTCGACGGTCACCATGCTCGGGTGTACGCTGAGACCCGCGAAGTGGATTCCTGCCGGACTCCGGACAATCCGGCGGGGCTGGGTCCGTGGGCGATTTCGTTCAGCATCACGGGACGATTCGAGGGAGGCCAGCCCGACGCACTAACGGCGAGTATTCAGGGGCCCTTCATTCACGACTCGGGCGTGTTCGTCACCGAGCCGCTGTGATGCTTGTGGATTGATCGACTGATCTCTGTTTGCTGGCGGTTTATCGATGGCAACGGGACGAGGAGGCTCACCAGACGCGGCCTCCAGATAACTGATGACCCATTCCACCAACCAGACGGATCTCTCTAACCGATTATCGCAGCCCAGCCACCCGTCCCGACAGATCGGTTCGCGAGCAGGATGCGCTCCTGAGAGCTTCGTTACCCCACGCATCCGAGTAATTCGCTTCTGTGGGGTAACGTTAATCGAACGGAGCGAGCCAATTGAGTCGCTTGGGCGGTACACGTGAGCAGAACGAATGTCGGCGGAATTCTCGAGGAACTCCCGCCGGAAACGCTCCTCGAGACTGACCACTTACGACTCATCCGCGCCGGCGTCGCCTGTATGCACGACATCGAGACTGTTCGGGCGTATGTTGCTCACGAGAACCAGCATCGACGCCGACGTTGGATACTCCAAATGCTTGCCGATCGTGCTGCGTCGCTTCGGGAATCTGCCCTAAAGGACCACTCATCGTAGGGCCAGACTCATAGTCCATACTGACGAATTGCTATCACATACCAGAAGGTGACGACTGATGGGAGCACATCCACCCAGTGGCGGCGACCGTGATTTCGTGACGATCTTCAAGACCGGCTCGGTCGACCGAGACGACTATCCAGAATTGACTGAGAACCTGCTCGAAGGGCGGACGCAACTCGCCTCGGAGACAGGATACTTGATGAAATTCGGCGATGTCTCACACCGAGGCCTGACCCCCTTCGATGTCGCTTCACTCCACGACGTTCCTGCGTATCCTCTTCCGGAGGCTGCGTTGGAGGCACTCCCGGCGCACGTTCGGGCCGACCTAGAGCGCGACGGCGCAGTCCAGATGTTCGCTGTCTACGATCGGGACCAGCACCGGTTCGAAGATGTCGCCCTCGCCTGGGAGGAGCAGGATTTCCTCGAACGGATCGCCGAACTGGTGGCTGGCGATTGCTCGCTTCACGAAGCGGTCGACTGGACCGTCGTCGAAGAGGCCGAGCGCTACACCATCGCTCAGTGGGCCGACATCAGAGGCGTCACCGAGGACGCTGTTCGGTCGAATGTCAACTCTGCTCGCGAGAAGTTGCTTGCGGAGGAAGATCGTGAATCGAGTGAAGAATCGCCCCTAGGGTGATTTTCGCTTTCCGGCTCCCAGCAGCATCGACAGAGTAGCGCTCGAATAGGTTTGAGGCATCCCGAGCGGAAGCTACTTCGACGATAGCGCGAGTAAGTCCGATTCGGTCGAAAGTAGCCTATTCTCGAGTAGCACCCTTTATCAACAGAATCAAGACAGCCCTCGCAGCAAAGAACTACTCAGAGAATTCTTGATCGTCGAGTTCCTCATTTGCGAACTCAATCAACTTCTGTAATCTGTCGTTGAACTGGTCCTCGAATTCGGTGTGGAGCGCATCATCGTACATCCGAAGAGTTCGTCCTAGCCCGATGGCGGCAAGCCAGTCTCGGAACTGATTGCTGTTCATATCGTCGACGGACATACTCAGCGCATCCGTGTTCGAACCAGCAGCCCATAGTTGGAGAAGATCGAGGTCATTCACCATCGCTAATCGAGCAAAATCAGCAAATGCTGCGCTCACATCCCGAGATAACTGCGTGTAGGAGACTGAGTCATGGTCAAGTTCTCGCTCTCCCTCCAGCAGTTCGTTGACGTAAGAAAGCGAGCGCACCGACAGGAATCCCTCTCTATCAATCGCCATCGGTGGATCGGTTTCCGACTCTGCAATATCGGATAACGCCCGTCCGCAGGATCCGCAATAGTGGTGAACTTCTTTGGCCTGACTTCCGCAATTCGGGCAGTGGAGCATACTGCAAGCTACGGGTTAGAGGTACTGAGACTTTGCTGGTGGAGATAGCGCAGCATTGGGCCAATAGCATCCGCAGGGTGAGATTGAAATTTGGTGGCTGTAGGAGAAGATTATATTTAAATCACAAACGAAGTCGGGATATCGGAATAGATGCCCTTCATCGCCCTATCCTCTGCCGAAGAAGGTCGTACTACAGTTCTTCCAGAG is part of the Haloplanus rubicundus genome and harbors:
- a CDS encoding DUF192 domain-containing protein, whose translation is MYNPTHAEPTVDSPDCEKTAEAPIPIFERRATVVSALVIGVTVFAVAGAVFLLGVGASSTELKSPVIDDNPPTHRVFFENQRGQILWVYDVWVADTDPERYQGLSGTETLAEDTGLLFVYDQEAADRTIVMREMHYPIDVVFIDGSGTVTAVHSAASEPGVRDDELTHYSGRARWILEIPHGTAERHAIVPGTSIQITGPTHAFDPQSASHQEGSSR
- a CDS encoding zinc ribbon domain-containing protein, yielding MLHCPNCGSQAKEVHHYCGSCGRALSDIAESETDPPMAIDREGFLSVRSLSYVNELLEGERELDHDSVSYTQLSRDVSAAFADFARLAMVNDLDLLQLWAAGSNTDALSMSVDDMNSNQFRDWLAAIGLGRTLRMYDDALHTEFEDQFNDRLQKLIEFANEELDDQEFSE